From Streptomyces sp. NBC_01426, a single genomic window includes:
- a CDS encoding bifunctional DNA primase/polymerase: protein MALWMALRGFPVHPLAPGTKTPAPNCSDCRTARHTPQDCPCRSRGGWCHGFHAATTDPDTVRRWWGTDPEPGIGVSCGPAGLVVVDVDAHGATVPDRQRLLPGIPIDDRVDLTGLESGYDTLALLAAYRSAPNPCEDTSTLRVRTPSGGMHIWYRAAQGGPRFRCSSGSSSRVALAWQVDVRAVGGYIVAPSTRTTVGVYEPMPGARVPAVLPMWLTAELVRTGHCVEAPPAPAEPHPVRRTQAPASCGHRRDGQRVLASLLDEVRSCGASHEGTAFSEKLNRAAFTAGGLAAAGHVTETEARRALLEAAEHARPHQSRRIALIVETGLRAGSERPIHPKGRP, encoded by the coding sequence GTGGCTCTCTGGATGGCCCTGAGAGGCTTCCCGGTGCATCCTCTGGCGCCTGGGACCAAGACGCCCGCACCGAACTGCTCCGACTGCCGAACGGCCCGGCACACGCCCCAGGACTGCCCCTGCCGCTCCCGGGGAGGCTGGTGCCACGGCTTCCACGCGGCGACCACGGACCCCGACACGGTGCGCCGGTGGTGGGGGACCGACCCGGAACCCGGCATCGGAGTCTCCTGTGGACCCGCGGGGCTCGTCGTCGTCGACGTCGACGCCCACGGGGCGACGGTCCCGGACCGACAGCGCCTGCTGCCGGGCATCCCCATCGACGACCGTGTCGACCTGACCGGGCTGGAGAGCGGATACGACACCCTGGCGCTCCTGGCCGCGTACCGGTCCGCGCCCAACCCCTGTGAGGACACGTCGACGTTGCGCGTCCGCACGCCCTCCGGAGGAATGCACATCTGGTACCGGGCAGCCCAGGGCGGCCCCCGCTTCCGCTGCTCCAGCGGGTCGAGCTCCCGCGTGGCGCTCGCCTGGCAGGTCGATGTCCGCGCCGTCGGCGGCTACATCGTGGCCCCCTCGACGCGCACCACCGTCGGTGTCTACGAACCGATGCCCGGAGCCCGCGTGCCGGCGGTGCTGCCCATGTGGCTCACCGCCGAACTCGTCCGTACCGGCCACTGCGTGGAGGCCCCACCCGCTCCGGCGGAGCCCCATCCCGTGCGACGGACGCAGGCCCCGGCTTCCTGCGGTCACCGACGGGACGGACAGCGCGTGCTGGCCTCCCTCCTCGACGAGGTCCGCTCCTGTGGAGCGAGCCACGAGGGAACGGCGTTCAGCGAGAAACTCAACCGTGCCGCCTTCACCGCCGGGGGACTGGCGGCCGCGGGGCACGTCACCGAGACAGAGGCCCGACGCGCGCTCCTCGAAGCCGCGGAACACGCCCGACCCCACCAGTCACGCCGCATCGCACTCATCGTCGAAACAGGGCTGCGCGCCGGAAGCGAGCGACCGATCCACCCCAAGGGACGTCCATGA
- a CDS encoding ParB/RepB/Spo0J family partition protein, which produces MSKADKLGVSASFARAQPVGVSSRRAAIAEATGAPTSGVVPPSEVPIEALAHNPFNLREDLTELDELAQSLVSRGQLQPLAVATRMAFMEAHPGQTDGLGRAPYVVIDGNRRLAAAQLAGIKTMHIHVNDALSASAADILESALIANVHRVDVAPMDQARALQELVDVHGSQAQVAKRLGKTPAWVSQRLTLLNLTPTLQEKVETGELKVEPARRIGRLPQEEQAAAANDAANAVNPPRQRTRVTPTPVNGVNAVNAVEPPAAPAAPAAPVTAAAPAVSVVPVAPVAPVSIPGSPRITISTHSPETIADALTAHLTPDDLKAVTELLMTRI; this is translated from the coding sequence ATGAGCAAGGCCGACAAACTCGGAGTCTCGGCATCCTTCGCCCGAGCGCAGCCGGTGGGCGTCAGCTCCCGCCGTGCCGCGATCGCGGAGGCCACGGGCGCCCCCACCTCCGGGGTCGTCCCGCCCTCCGAGGTGCCCATCGAGGCGCTGGCACACAACCCGTTCAACCTCCGCGAGGACCTGACGGAGCTGGACGAGCTGGCCCAGTCCCTGGTCTCCCGCGGCCAACTGCAGCCCCTCGCGGTCGCCACCCGCATGGCGTTCATGGAGGCCCACCCGGGTCAGACCGACGGCCTCGGCCGCGCCCCGTACGTGGTGATCGACGGAAACCGGCGCCTCGCGGCCGCGCAGTTGGCCGGGATCAAGACCATGCACATCCACGTCAACGACGCCCTGTCCGCGTCGGCGGCGGACATCCTCGAATCCGCGCTGATCGCCAACGTCCACCGCGTCGACGTGGCGCCCATGGACCAGGCGCGCGCGCTCCAGGAGCTGGTCGACGTGCACGGTTCGCAGGCCCAGGTGGCCAAGCGGCTCGGCAAGACGCCGGCCTGGGTCTCCCAGCGCCTCACGCTGCTGAACCTCACCCCCACCCTCCAGGAGAAGGTGGAGACCGGCGAACTCAAGGTGGAACCGGCCCGCCGCATCGGCCGCCTCCCCCAGGAGGAGCAGGCAGCGGCGGCGAACGACGCTGCCAACGCCGTCAATCCCCCGCGCCAGCGCACCCGTGTGACCCCCACCCCCGTTAACGGCGTTAACGCCGTTAACGCCGTCGAGCCCCCCGCAGCACCGGCAGCACCGGCAGCACCCGTAACGGCGGCAGCACCCGCAGTATCGGTAGTCCCCGTAGCTCCCGTAGCTCCCGTGTCCATCCCCGGCTCCCCCCGCATCACGATCTCCACGCACTCCCCGGAGACCATCGCGGACGCCCTCACCGCCCACCTCACACCCGACGACCTCAAGGCCGTCACGGAGCTGCTGATGACCCGTATCTGA
- a CDS encoding DUF6009 family protein — protein MSSLLTASDLAHEVKVVWLEDPEELDYVRQALDKTPRRRGKPRYHRDGRMIGFTELGETAEADPDSGLQKRRVFYLLPHDRDAEPEGLYREGAPGEAVDPRTIEPRQVGRKTERSQRGLSAPTVA, from the coding sequence ATGAGCTCGCTACTGACAGCCAGCGATCTCGCCCACGAGGTCAAAGTGGTGTGGCTGGAGGACCCTGAAGAGCTCGACTACGTCCGACAGGCCCTGGACAAGACTCCCCGCCGCCGGGGAAAGCCGCGCTACCACCGCGACGGACGCATGATCGGTTTCACCGAACTCGGTGAGACGGCGGAGGCCGACCCGGACAGCGGCCTGCAGAAGCGGCGTGTGTTCTACCTCCTGCCGCACGACCGGGACGCCGAGCCCGAGGGTCTCTACCGGGAAGGCGCTCCGGGCGAGGCCGTCGACCCGCGCACGATCGAGCCCAGGCAGGTGGGAAGGAAGACCGAACGCTCGCAGCGGGGGCTGTCCGCACCCACCGTCGCCTGA
- a CDS encoding ParA family protein, which produces MTSPSSQSDREKVVSKLPPWLRQELKIRTAQLRVDIQDAVHEGIAHWSALASAPSPVDTSGAESFSTWLPAGQWESFRTDSKHRGVSLIQGLAQAVRLWLEMNPAPTVKRPSVVRRIVVCNQKGGVGKTAVTAGTAEALAEDPASLHPVRVARQLARRSAVQVDDEATYEEQQPLPTTPLDLEDLPGLGMRVLLVDFDPQGHLTKQLGQQTLPIGGDSLTCHMAGEAKGPLADLIVPIPDERFGDRLHILPACTDAFLLDVRLSTVRAREAALERALAPVESDYDVILIDCPPSLGLSMDAAIYYGRRRDAEQPGASGALIVVQAEDSSADAYDLLTSQINDLRDDLSLDIDYLGLVVNLYDGRRGYIATSSLQAWMDIKDPRVVAIVPDLKEQREAVRVKQPLFVYAPKGDQAVALRALAREIS; this is translated from the coding sequence ATGACTTCACCCTCCTCCCAGAGCGACCGAGAGAAAGTCGTCTCCAAGCTCCCCCCGTGGCTGCGCCAGGAATTGAAGATCCGCACCGCTCAACTGCGGGTCGACATCCAGGACGCCGTCCACGAGGGCATCGCCCACTGGAGCGCCCTCGCCTCGGCGCCCTCCCCCGTCGACACCTCCGGTGCCGAGTCGTTCTCCACCTGGCTGCCCGCCGGTCAGTGGGAGTCCTTCCGTACCGACTCCAAGCACCGCGGCGTCTCCCTCATCCAGGGCCTCGCCCAAGCCGTCCGCCTCTGGCTGGAGATGAACCCGGCCCCCACGGTCAAGCGGCCCTCCGTCGTACGACGCATCGTCGTCTGCAACCAGAAGGGCGGCGTCGGCAAGACCGCCGTCACCGCCGGCACGGCGGAAGCCCTCGCCGAGGACCCCGCCAGCCTCCACCCGGTCCGCGTCGCCCGCCAACTGGCCCGTCGCTCCGCCGTCCAGGTCGACGACGAGGCGACGTACGAGGAACAGCAACCGCTGCCCACCACGCCCCTCGACCTCGAAGACCTGCCGGGCCTGGGCATGCGCGTCCTGCTGGTGGACTTCGACCCGCAGGGCCACCTCACCAAGCAACTCGGTCAACAGACGCTCCCCATCGGCGGGGACAGCCTGACCTGCCACATGGCCGGCGAGGCCAAGGGCCCGCTCGCCGACCTGATCGTCCCCATCCCGGACGAGCGCTTCGGCGACCGGTTGCACATCCTCCCCGCCTGCACCGACGCCTTCCTCCTCGACGTCCGCCTCTCCACCGTCCGCGCCCGCGAGGCCGCCCTCGAACGCGCCCTGGCTCCCGTCGAGTCCGACTACGACGTCATCCTCATCGACTGCCCCCCGAGCCTCGGCCTCAGCATGGACGCCGCCATCTACTACGGGCGACGCCGCGACGCCGAACAGCCCGGAGCCTCCGGCGCCCTGATCGTCGTACAGGCCGAGGACTCCTCGGCCGACGCCTACGACCTGCTCACCTCGCAGATCAACGATCTGCGCGACGACCTCAGCCTCGACATCGACTACCTCGGCCTCGTCGTGAACCTCTACGACGGCCGCCGCGGCTACATCGCAACCTCGTCCCTTCAGGCCTGGATGGACATAAAGGATCCCCGGGTCGTCGCCATCGTGCCCGACCTCAAGGAACAGCGCGAGGCCGTACGGGTCAAGCAGCCGCTGTTCGTCTACGCCCCCAAGGGTGACCAGGCGGTCGCCCTTCGCGCGCTCGCCAGGGAGATCTCATGA
- a CDS encoding ParA family protein: MEKIAVASQKGGPGKTTTTVNLAAGLALTGARVVVLDIEPQAQAGQALGVRLSKSQIGLSLGLKLQMAAQGVPAGVRDILIDRSELLHKFKGAGQLFLLASEQHTMANAQHILHAAGNEKVQVLRELLAEIEDDFDYAVFDTPPAVEALNGVALAASDYALTLCLPKHATVEGAVAMRSTIRHVKDRTNADPKFLGAVLNMAKPPSDWSQEEMEVRDLMIDTNLYPFVTDIREDTRISRSYAIGLPSVLGYANHAPGKRYASFLQEVLDRMDTPDTEWEVAPRVEQQLNGAARESVRV; encoded by the coding sequence GTGGAGAAGATCGCCGTAGCAAGCCAGAAGGGCGGGCCGGGCAAGACCACCACCACGGTGAACCTCGCCGCGGGTCTCGCTCTCACCGGTGCACGAGTCGTCGTCCTCGACATCGAGCCGCAGGCCCAGGCCGGGCAGGCCCTCGGTGTCCGCCTCAGCAAGTCCCAGATCGGCCTCTCGCTGGGGCTCAAGCTTCAGATGGCGGCCCAGGGCGTGCCCGCCGGCGTACGGGACATCCTCATCGACCGCAGCGAGCTGCTCCACAAGTTCAAGGGCGCGGGGCAGTTGTTCCTGCTGGCCTCCGAGCAGCACACCATGGCGAACGCCCAGCACATCCTGCACGCCGCCGGGAACGAGAAGGTCCAGGTCCTCCGCGAGCTTCTGGCCGAGATCGAGGACGACTTCGACTACGCGGTCTTCGACACGCCCCCGGCCGTCGAAGCGCTCAACGGCGTCGCCCTCGCCGCGAGCGACTACGCCCTCACGCTGTGCCTGCCCAAGCACGCCACCGTCGAGGGTGCGGTGGCCATGCGGTCGACCATTCGCCACGTGAAGGACCGGACCAACGCCGACCCCAAGTTCCTCGGCGCCGTCCTCAACATGGCGAAGCCGCCGTCGGACTGGTCCCAAGAGGAGATGGAAGTCCGGGACCTCATGATCGACACGAACCTGTACCCGTTCGTCACGGACATCCGCGAGGACACCAGGATCTCCCGCAGCTACGCCATAGGGCTTCCTTCCGTTCTGGGCTACGCCAACCACGCCCCGGGCAAGCGCTACGCCAGCTTCCTCCAGGAGGTCCTCGACCGGATGGACACTCCCGACACCGAATGGGAGGTCGCTCCGCGGGTGGAGCAGCAGCTGAACGGTGCCGCGAGGGAGAGCGTTCGTGTCTGA
- a CDS encoding DNA primase family protein: MSSAGSTGFNAQAAAEQLAAFTTDTAPPGRRLPAQQSGAPGAGADFIQAGLLHNLTDRGNAKLFAYLHHNRFRHVEGLGWYVWDEYRWKRTGGEKAAIWAAGDMAEDLPAHDPRGVFTDRELAQHRRRTMSTSGVKAMLTQAKASPELALDPDTLDGDKYALCTPAGVVDLRTGDLHKPNPTRDLHSRATHLAPEAMPTPRFHAFLQQTFGDDDKGKEMINFLHLLLGYSITGDVGGQVLPFLYGVGANGKSALLDVVIKILGDYADVAPPGFLMERGKFNEHSTELTELHGRRLFVCSELKPHDKFDEARVKLLTGGDRLKARRMRQDFFSFEPTHKLWLLGNHRPEVGTGGHAFWRRIRLIPFEKVVPDHRKIDNLAEALVQEEGPGILHWMIQGAKAYLAGKPPLTGPNVVRAATQAYATTEDHIGRFLAECCTTGAHLAEPRDLKVEQGALYRAYSAWCLDGEGLRPATTRAFATRIRAEAGVASPNEMLRSNGQKFYPGLALLADEEQVPRDAIRASTT, translated from the coding sequence ATGAGCAGCGCTGGAAGCACGGGGTTCAACGCCCAGGCAGCGGCGGAACAGCTCGCCGCGTTCACCACGGACACCGCCCCGCCGGGCCGACGCCTGCCCGCTCAGCAGAGTGGAGCGCCCGGCGCGGGCGCCGACTTCATCCAAGCGGGACTCCTGCACAACCTGACCGACCGCGGCAACGCCAAACTCTTCGCCTACCTCCACCACAACCGGTTCCGGCACGTGGAAGGCCTGGGCTGGTACGTCTGGGACGAGTACCGGTGGAAGCGCACCGGCGGTGAGAAGGCCGCGATCTGGGCCGCCGGGGACATGGCGGAGGACCTGCCCGCGCACGACCCCCGCGGCGTGTTCACGGATCGGGAACTGGCCCAGCACCGCAGGCGCACCATGTCGACCTCGGGTGTGAAGGCCATGCTCACGCAGGCCAAGGCCTCGCCCGAGCTCGCCCTGGACCCGGACACCCTGGACGGCGACAAGTACGCGCTGTGCACGCCGGCCGGCGTCGTGGACCTCCGTACCGGCGACCTGCACAAGCCCAACCCGACCCGGGACCTGCACTCCCGCGCCACCCACCTGGCGCCCGAGGCCATGCCCACGCCCCGGTTCCACGCCTTCCTCCAGCAGACCTTCGGCGACGACGACAAGGGCAAGGAGATGATCAACTTCCTTCATCTCCTGCTCGGTTACTCCATCACCGGTGACGTCGGCGGGCAGGTGCTGCCCTTCCTCTACGGCGTCGGTGCGAACGGAAAGTCGGCCCTGCTCGACGTCGTCATCAAGATCCTCGGCGACTACGCGGACGTGGCGCCGCCCGGCTTCCTCATGGAACGCGGCAAGTTCAACGAGCACTCCACCGAGCTGACCGAACTCCACGGGCGACGCCTGTTCGTGTGCAGCGAACTCAAGCCGCACGACAAATTCGACGAGGCGCGTGTCAAACTCCTCACCGGTGGGGATCGCCTCAAGGCCCGACGCATGCGGCAGGACTTCTTCAGCTTCGAGCCGACCCACAAGCTGTGGCTCCTGGGCAACCACCGCCCGGAGGTGGGCACCGGAGGCCACGCGTTCTGGCGCCGGATCCGGCTGATCCCGTTCGAGAAGGTCGTTCCCGACCACCGGAAGATCGACAACCTGGCGGAGGCGCTCGTGCAGGAGGAGGGACCGGGGATCCTCCACTGGATGATCCAGGGCGCCAAGGCCTACCTCGCCGGCAAACCGCCCCTGACCGGCCCCAACGTCGTGCGCGCAGCCACCCAGGCCTATGCCACGACCGAGGACCACATCGGGCGGTTCCTCGCGGAGTGCTGCACCACCGGCGCGCACCTCGCCGAACCCCGTGACCTCAAGGTCGAACAGGGAGCCCTCTACCGCGCCTACAGTGCCTGGTGCCTTGATGGGGAGGGGCTGCGCCCCGCCACCACACGGGCGTTCGCCACACGCATCCGAGCCGAGGCGGGCGTCGCCTCGCCCAACGAGATGCTCCGTTCGAACGGTCAGAAGTTCTACCCGGGGCTCGCCCTCCTGGCCGACGAGGAGCAGGTTCCGCGTGACGCGATCAGGGCAAGCACGACGTGA